The Rhododendron vialii isolate Sample 1 chromosome 6a, ASM3025357v1 genome includes a window with the following:
- the LOC131328947 gene encoding cold and drought-regulated protein CORA-like — translation MGSKTIVFLGLLATVLLFTSEVAARDLAETSKKTTEAAKQTKGVEEAKYPGGEYGGYQGGETYGGGPGGETYGGGPGGETYGGGPGGETYGGGPGGETYGGGPGGGTYGGYTGGGYPGGGYGGGRG, via the exons ATGGGTTCCAAAACAATAGTCTTCCTAGGCCTTTTGGCTACTGTTCTTCTGTTTACGTCGGAGGTAGCAGCAAGGGATTTGGCTGAGACTTCCAAGAAAACTA CTGAAGCTGCTAAACAGACAAAGGGAGTAGAGGAAGCCAAGTATCCAGGCGGAGAGTACGGTGGGTATCAAGGCGGAGAGACGTATGGAGGAGGCCCAGGTGGAGAGACGTATGGAGGAGGCCCTGGTGGAGAGACGTATGGAGGAGGCCCAGGTGGAGAGACGTATGGAGGAGGCCCTGGTGGAGAGACGTATGGAGGAGGCCCAGGTGGAGGGACGTACGGAGGATATACTGGTGGCGGGTATCCGGGCGGTGGATACGGAGGGGGAAGGGGTTGA